CCTCGATGCTCTTCTCCACCGCCAGGCGCCCGACGTAGAGCCAGATGGGCCGCGGGAGGTCAGCGAAGAGCGTGGCCTCGGCGGGCGTGAAGGCCTGCAGGTCGACGCCTCGACACCAGAGCTTCATGTTGGAGAAGCCGCGTTCGGTGAGTTCGTCGATCAGGCCCGGCGTCGCCACCATCATCGTCGCGCCATCGCCGTGGAAGTCGCGCAGCATGGCGTAGCCCCAGGATACGGGAATCGCCCAGCGTTCCGCCGCGTACTCGGCGAAGCGGGTGTGGAAGCTCGTGGTGTAGGGGTAGCGGCGGCGCTTGCAGAAGCGCCGGGTGGCCCGGCCGATCGGGCCCTCCGTGGCGATGTGGATCGCGTCGGGTTTGAAGTCATTGATCATCTTCCCCACCTTGCGATTGGGGAAGATGGACAAGCGAATCTCTGGGTAAGAGGGCAGCGGGATGGAGCGGAACAGGTTCGGCGTGATGTAGAGCACCTCGTTGCCGAAACTCTCCAGTTCCTGACCGAGCACGTCCAGCGTGCGCACCACGCCGTTGAGTTGAGGTTTCCAGGCGTCGGTGGCTAGGACGACTCTCAGGCCGGAACGCCCGGTCGGCATCGTGAATTTCTGTTTGGGGCGGGTCAGGCGTGACACGCCTGAGCGCACTCGCGCCAGGCGAGACTTGGGCGGCGGCTGCTCTGCGCCGGGGGGGTGATCAGGCGATTTGTCGTTGCGGCTCATGAATCCCAATACGGCGTGCGACTGATTTGCGCACAGTATGCGCCATCGACCGGACGATCGCTGTATTGGGCCTCAGGCGCGCCCCATCGCTCCCGAGGATCGCCGCATCGCAGCGGCAGCGAGACCCTTCATATCAGGCCTCGCTGCTGCGGCGGGCCCAGCGCCTAGTCGGCGAAGCCCTCGGGGAGGGGGAAGGTCAATAGGTTTCGCGTACTGAACTGGATCCGTCCGTCATTGAGTGCGTCGACGCTCACGCCCTCGTCGCCGCCGTCGCGGGGTATCACCCGACACGATGTACGCGCGGTAGTTGGCGCGCGGGTCCAGGTAGGTGCCGGCGAAGAGCAAAGCCCCGTCGCAGCTGAAGTCGCCGCAGTCGAACACGATGCCGAACTCGATCTCCATGTGGTCGCGCGCCGCTTGGCATCGCCTCTCTGCGTTCGAGTTCATCGAGTCGGCGAGCTGACGAAAAAGATAGCTATCGCGTCAGCGATACAGGGCGTCCTCTGTCCGCAAGTCGATCACCCCGCCGCTCTCTTCGATAGACCCGTAGCGAGGCGGTTGAGCCATCCACACCACGAAGTCGCGCCGTTCACCCGCTGACCCGAGCAGGTCCACATCCAGTCGACCGGCCTGAAGAGGGGCGGGTAGGCGGTAGCGCAGGAGCACGCGAACCGACTCGATCGCGGCGCCCCCGGTCGCACTCACGTACTCCAACGATGGCAAACGCCGCGAGAACGCAGCCAACGCCTGTCCATCGTCCGTTTCGAGGACGAAGCGTGCTTCTGCCCAGTGGAGAATCGCGTCGTGTTGCGCATCGAACTCGAGGCGAGAGAGTTGACCGTCGCCGTCGCGATCGAAGGTGAGCAAGGCGTCAGCGGTGATGAGGGTGGTGACCATCACCGATTCGTCCATCACCATGACGCGCACGCGTTCATCCCCCGCCAGGTTTGCCTGGCCAGGCGATGCGACGGCGAGGCAGAGGATCCCGGCGAGCACCGGGCGATAGCGACGTTGAACCCTCATTGGCGTGACTCCGTAGCGAAAACATGCCCAAACGCTAAGGGCAGCCCTGATGCCTGCTCAATGATCCGATTGTCGCAAGATGTCGCAACTGCCCGATTCCAGCGCCTTCACCCTGGCAACTCATCAGCGCCCATTGGAAAATGGGCGCCTTGGGTTCAGCGCCGGGATAAGCGTGAAGGACGAGCAGTCAATCATCCTGATAGTCGACGACGAGCAGGACATCCGCGAGCAGCTGGCGAAGTACCTGGAGCGCCAGGGCTTCGCGGCGCACGCGGTGGCCAGTGCGGCGCTGGCGCGCGAGTGGCTCGATGCGCACACCGCCCACCTGGTGGTGCTCGACATCATGATGCCCGGCGAGGACGGCCTCAGCCTGTGCCGCTCCCTGCGCGAGCATTCGCGCACCCCCGTGATCCTGCTCACGGCCATGGCGGACGACACGGACCGCATCGTGGGCCTCGAGATCGGTGCAGACGACTACGTCACCAAGCCCTTCAACGCGCGTGAGCTCACTGCCCGCATTCGGGCCATTTTGCGCCGGGTCAACGATGCGCAGGGTCCCGCGCCTGCCAAGGCGACGGGTGCCCGCTTCGCCGGTTGGACCCTGGACGCGGAGCAAGCGGAGCTGCACAACGACAACGGTGTGATCGTGCCCCTGAGCGCCGGCGAGCTGGCGTTGCTCAGCGTGTTTCTGGAGCACCCCGGCGAGACCCTGTCGCGGGATGCACTGATGGCGCACTCGCGGGGCCGTGCCTCGCTGCCCTACGAGCGTACGATCGACAACATCATCAGTCGCCTGAGGCGGAAGATCGAACTGGACCCGCGCCACCCGCGCATCATCAAGACCGTGTGGGGCGGGGGCTACCGCCTCGTGCGCGATATCGATGGCGATTAAAACTGTTAGCAAGCCGATACGCCGTGGATGCCCGCGGTCACTGGCGGGGCAGCTATTCCTCGGCTTCGCGACGCTCATTCTGCTCGTCGAGGGCATGGGGTTGGTGACCCTCATGTGGGAACGGCGCGCGGTCGGCCGCGAGTCGAGGCTGGAAAACGCGATCACGGACATGGGCGAGCAGGCGGCCTCCCTGGTGCTGGAGGATCTCGACCTGCCCCAGGTGGTGCGCGCCGG
This sequence is a window from Pseudomonadota bacterium. Protein-coding genes within it:
- a CDS encoding glycosyltransferase, with the protein product MPTGRSGLRVVLATDAWKPQLNGVVRTLDVLGQELESFGNEVLYITPNLFRSIPLPSYPEIRLSIFPNRKVGKMINDFKPDAIHIATEGPIGRATRRFCKRRRYPYTTSFHTRFAEYAAERWAIPVSWGYAMLRDFHGDGATMMVATPGLIDELTERGFSNMKLWCRGVDLQAFTPAEATLFADLPRPIWLYVGRLAVEKSIE
- a CDS encoding response regulator, translating into MKDEQSIILIVDDEQDIREQLAKYLERQGFAAHAVASAALAREWLDAHTAHLVVLDIMMPGEDGLSLCRSLREHSRTPVILLTAMADDTDRIVGLEIGADDYVTKPFNARELTARIRAILRRVNDAQGPAPAKATGARFAGWTLDAEQAELHNDNGVIVPLSAGELALLSVFLEHPGETLSRDALMAHSRGRASLPYERTIDNIISRLRRKIELDPRHPRIIKTVWGGGYRLVRDIDGD